A DNA window from Seriola aureovittata isolate HTS-2021-v1 ecotype China chromosome 8, ASM2101889v1, whole genome shotgun sequence contains the following coding sequences:
- the si:ch73-233f7.1 gene encoding protocadherin-10 isoform X2, whose product MDHRLSRGSWVPVTGMVICLLLCACVVDLVLAQIRYSIPEELEHGAFVGNIAEDLGLDVAKLSARRFRIVSGANKQYLEVNLENGILFVNEKIDREELCERSPSCFLHLQVVIENPLELYRVEVEILDVNDNSPSFPWSEFNLDITESAAPGSCFPLESAQDQDVGTNSLRSYQLSANEHFVLNIQTRNDGSKFAELVLDTPLDREQQKKHDMVLTAFDGGSPERSGTALITITVLDANDNVPVFDRSVYRESLVENAPRGTLVLKLNATDLDEGSNGEVTYAFSGHAPLKVRELFSVDPYTGEIRVKGIVDYEKASVYELYVQAKDRGPSAVAVHSKVLVDILDVNDNAPEVILTSVSTPVQEDAPPGTVIAVISVMDRDSGENGNVDCQIPSNVPFQLHSSFKNYYTLVTSEFLDREAVSEYNITLTARDLGSPSLSTRKTILVQVSDINDNPPRFSQPSYTVYVTENNAPGASICSVTAFDPDSNQNAYLSYSILEGQIQGMPVSTYVSINSDNGNIYALRSFDYEQLRNFQILVQAQDAGFPPLASNVTVNVFVLDQNDNAPVIVSPLPKNGTVATEVVPRAVDAGYLVTKITALDADAGQNSRLSYQVVQATDPGLFSVALYTGEIRTIRRLVEKDATRQRLVILVKDNGQPPLSATVSIVLTVVDSVPESLSDFGDLTLSPQPPSNLALYLIVSLSTISLIFLVAIIVLAAVKCYKDRETLSGYNLPPFACCCCGGFQPEPPPEVFKKSNLNLQISSAAKVPTNCMEPCSPGSTPRNNEAKSAENSWNAQSRSASVNNGATTPNELKQPNTDWTLTKNQNSSIKSYNSINMDGTLMRKAMHADPENYVTSMAPGQYWTWGTHMRGVKEYKMSPSTSGVPSRPWTPRCTPPPQQQQPSIPSHPHPHPHPHPPPDYHHNVYIPGTPSGFCTLRPAAQRSELDVHNSFSTFGKKRRLQMSPQGEAAIINNDLYND is encoded by the exons ATGGATCACAGACTCTCCAGAGGCAGTTGGGTACCGGTGACTGGGATGGTTATATGCCTGcttctgtgtgcgtgtgtagtgGACCTGGTTCTTGCGCAAATTCGGTACTCCATTCCCGAAGAGCTGGAGCATGGAGCTTTTGTGGGCAACATCGCCGAAGACCTGGGCTTGGATGTAGCCAAGCTGTCAGCTCGTCGGTTTCGTATAGTCTCCGGCGCAAATAAGCAGTATTTAGAAGTGAACTTGGAGAATGGCATTCTTTTCGTCAATGAAAagatagacagagaggagctgtgTGAACGAAGCCCAAGCTGTTTTTTACACTTACAAGTGGTTATTGAAAACCCACTAGAACTGTACAGAGTGGAAGTGGAGATTTTAGATGTGAATGACAATTCTCCCAGTTTCCCGTGGAGCGAATTTAATCTCGACATCACAGAGTCGGCTGCGCCCGGGTCCTGTTTCCCGTTAGAGAGCGCACAGGACCAGGACGTGGGCACCAACTCTTTGCGCTCCTACCAGCTAAGCGCGAATGAGCACTTCGTACTGAATATCCAGACGCGCAATGACGGAAGCAAGTTTGCTGAGCTCGTGCTGGACACACCACTGGACCGggaacagcagaaaaaacatgatATGGTTCTGACTGCCTTTGACGGGGGGTCACCGGAACGTTCTGGGACAGCACTGATAACTATTACAGTGTTAGACGCAAACGATAACGTGCCCGTGTTTGACCGCTCTGTTTACCGGGAGAGCCTGGTGGAGAACGCACCGAGGGGGACGCTGGTGCTGAAGCTAAACGCCACAGACCTGGATGAGGGCTCTAATGGGGAGGTGACCTACGCGTTTAGCGGGCACGCACCACTCAAGGTGCGCGAACTGTTCAGCGTGGATCCTTACACGGGTGAAATTCGAGTGAAGGGCATTGTGGACTACGAGAAGGCCAGTGTGTATGAGTTGTATGTGCAGGCGAAAGACAGGGGACCCTCGGCTGTGGCAGTGCACAGTAAAGTACTGGTAGACATCCTGGATGTCAATGACAACGCGCCCGAAGTCATCCTCACATCAGTGTCCACTCCTGTCCAGGAAGACGCGCCACCGGGCACGGTGATAGCTGTTATCAGTGTCATGGACCGGGACTCGGGAGAGAACGGGAACGTTGATTGCCAAATTCCGAGTAACGTTCCGTTTCAGCtccattcatcatttaaaaactattATACTCTGGTGACAAGCGAGTTTCTGGACAGGGAAGCGGTGTCAGAGTACAACATCACGCTCACAGCGCGCGACCTGGGCTCTCCTTCGCTCTCCACCAGGAAAACCATCCTCGTTCAAGTGTCTGACATTAACGACAACCCCCCGCGGTTCTCTCAACCTTCATACACAGTGTATGTGACCGAGAATAACGCCCCGGGCGCTTCCATTTGCTCAGTAACTGCATTCGACCCCGATTCTAACCAGAACGCCTATCTGTCTTATTCTATTCTGGAGGGTCAGATTCAGGGCATGCCCGTGTCCACTTATGTCTCCATCAATTCGGACAACGGCAATATCTACGCACTGCGCTCTTTTGATTATGAGCAACTTAGAAACTTTCAGATTCTGGTCCAGGCGCAGGACGCTGGTTTCCCTCCTCTCGCCAGCAATGTCACAGTCAACGTCTTTGTCTTGGACCAGAACGACAATGCACCTGTTATTGTATCCCCATTGCCCAAAAACGGCACCGTGGCCACAGAGGTGGTTCCACGGGCAGTAGACGCTGGGTATCTGGTTACGAAAATAACAGCGTTAGACGCGGACGCAGGGCAAAACTCCCGGCTGTCTTATCAGGTAGTGCAGGCTACAGACCCGGGACTGTTCAGTGTGGCTCTGTACACCGGTGAAATCAGGACTATTCGCCGGCTAGTGGAAAAAGACGCAACAAGACAAAGACTGGTAATATTAGTCAAGGACAACGGGCAGCCGCCGCTCTCCGCCACCGTTTCCATTGTCCTCACAGTGGTAGACAGCGTGCCTGAGTCACTGTCAGATTTCGGAGACCTCACACTCAGCCCACAGCCCCCCTCAAACCTCGCTCTCTACTTGATCGTGTCACTGAGCACAATATCCTTAATATTCCTGGTGGCTATTATCGTGCTGGCCGCGGTGAAGTGCTACAAGGACAGGGAGACCCTCAGCGGGTACAACCTGCCCCCGttcgcctgctgctgctgcggggGGTTTCAGCCTGAGCCGCCCCCAGAGGTGTTCAAAAAATCCAACCTCAACCTGCAGATTTCATCCGCGGCTAAAGTGCCCACAAACTGTatggag CCGTGCAGCCCCGGCAGCACACCGAGGAACAACGAGGCGAAGAGCGCAGAAAACTCGTGGAACGCGCAAAGCCGGAGCGCATCTGTGAACAACGGAGCAACTACTCCCAATGAG ctgaagcagccAAACACAGACTGGACTCTCACAAAAAACCAGAACTCCTCCATTAAAAG TTACAACTCCATCAACATGGATGGTACCCTCATGCGTAAAGCCATGCATGCAGACCCAGAAAACTATGTCACCTCCATGGCACCTGGACAGTACTGGACCTGGGGTACTCACATGAGAGGCGTCAAAG AATATAAGATGTCTCCTTCAACCAGTGGGGTCCCCTCTCGCCCTTGGACTCCTCGGTGCACACCTCctccccagcagcagcagccatccatcccctcccaccctcaccctcacccccacccccacccgccGCCTGACTACCACCACAATGTCTACATCCCCGGGACACCGTCGGGCTTTTGCACCCTAAGGCCCGCTGCACAGCGAAGTGAGCTGGACGTCCACAATTCCTTCTCCACCTTTGGCAAGAAGCGACGTCTTCAGATGTCCCCCCAGGGAGAGGCAGCGATTATAAATAATGACCTGTACAATGACTGA
- the si:ch73-233f7.1 gene encoding protocadherin beta-15 isoform X1 produces the protein MDHRLSRGSWVPVTGMVICLLLCACVVDLVLAQIRYSIPEELEHGAFVGNIAEDLGLDVAKLSARRFRIVSGANKQYLEVNLENGILFVNEKIDREELCERSPSCFLHLQVVIENPLELYRVEVEILDVNDNSPSFPWSEFNLDITESAAPGSCFPLESAQDQDVGTNSLRSYQLSANEHFVLNIQTRNDGSKFAELVLDTPLDREQQKKHDMVLTAFDGGSPERSGTALITITVLDANDNVPVFDRSVYRESLVENAPRGTLVLKLNATDLDEGSNGEVTYAFSGHAPLKVRELFSVDPYTGEIRVKGIVDYEKASVYELYVQAKDRGPSAVAVHSKVLVDILDVNDNAPEVILTSVSTPVQEDAPPGTVIAVISVMDRDSGENGNVDCQIPSNVPFQLHSSFKNYYTLVTSEFLDREAVSEYNITLTARDLGSPSLSTRKTILVQVSDINDNPPRFSQPSYTVYVTENNAPGASICSVTAFDPDSNQNAYLSYSILEGQIQGMPVSTYVSINSDNGNIYALRSFDYEQLRNFQILVQAQDAGFPPLASNVTVNVFVLDQNDNAPVIVSPLPKNGTVATEVVPRAVDAGYLVTKITALDADAGQNSRLSYQVVQATDPGLFSVALYTGEIRTIRRLVEKDATRQRLVILVKDNGQPPLSATVSIVLTVVDSVPESLSDFGDLTLSPQPPSNLALYLIVSLSTISLIFLVAIIVLAAVKCYKDRETLSGYNLPPFACCCCGGFQPEPPPEVFKKSNLNLQISSAAKVPTNCMEVNGNSSLSQSYCYKVCLTPESAKSDFMFLKPCSPGSTPRNNEAKSAENSWNAQSRSASVNNGATTPNELKQPNTDWTLTKNQNSSIKSYNSINMDGTLMRKAMHADPENYVTSMAPGQYWTWGTHMRGVKEYKMSPSTSGVPSRPWTPRCTPPPQQQQPSIPSHPHPHPHPHPPPDYHHNVYIPGTPSGFCTLRPAAQRSELDVHNSFSTFGKKRRLQMSPQGEAAIINNDLYND, from the exons ATGGATCACAGACTCTCCAGAGGCAGTTGGGTACCGGTGACTGGGATGGTTATATGCCTGcttctgtgtgcgtgtgtagtgGACCTGGTTCTTGCGCAAATTCGGTACTCCATTCCCGAAGAGCTGGAGCATGGAGCTTTTGTGGGCAACATCGCCGAAGACCTGGGCTTGGATGTAGCCAAGCTGTCAGCTCGTCGGTTTCGTATAGTCTCCGGCGCAAATAAGCAGTATTTAGAAGTGAACTTGGAGAATGGCATTCTTTTCGTCAATGAAAagatagacagagaggagctgtgTGAACGAAGCCCAAGCTGTTTTTTACACTTACAAGTGGTTATTGAAAACCCACTAGAACTGTACAGAGTGGAAGTGGAGATTTTAGATGTGAATGACAATTCTCCCAGTTTCCCGTGGAGCGAATTTAATCTCGACATCACAGAGTCGGCTGCGCCCGGGTCCTGTTTCCCGTTAGAGAGCGCACAGGACCAGGACGTGGGCACCAACTCTTTGCGCTCCTACCAGCTAAGCGCGAATGAGCACTTCGTACTGAATATCCAGACGCGCAATGACGGAAGCAAGTTTGCTGAGCTCGTGCTGGACACACCACTGGACCGggaacagcagaaaaaacatgatATGGTTCTGACTGCCTTTGACGGGGGGTCACCGGAACGTTCTGGGACAGCACTGATAACTATTACAGTGTTAGACGCAAACGATAACGTGCCCGTGTTTGACCGCTCTGTTTACCGGGAGAGCCTGGTGGAGAACGCACCGAGGGGGACGCTGGTGCTGAAGCTAAACGCCACAGACCTGGATGAGGGCTCTAATGGGGAGGTGACCTACGCGTTTAGCGGGCACGCACCACTCAAGGTGCGCGAACTGTTCAGCGTGGATCCTTACACGGGTGAAATTCGAGTGAAGGGCATTGTGGACTACGAGAAGGCCAGTGTGTATGAGTTGTATGTGCAGGCGAAAGACAGGGGACCCTCGGCTGTGGCAGTGCACAGTAAAGTACTGGTAGACATCCTGGATGTCAATGACAACGCGCCCGAAGTCATCCTCACATCAGTGTCCACTCCTGTCCAGGAAGACGCGCCACCGGGCACGGTGATAGCTGTTATCAGTGTCATGGACCGGGACTCGGGAGAGAACGGGAACGTTGATTGCCAAATTCCGAGTAACGTTCCGTTTCAGCtccattcatcatttaaaaactattATACTCTGGTGACAAGCGAGTTTCTGGACAGGGAAGCGGTGTCAGAGTACAACATCACGCTCACAGCGCGCGACCTGGGCTCTCCTTCGCTCTCCACCAGGAAAACCATCCTCGTTCAAGTGTCTGACATTAACGACAACCCCCCGCGGTTCTCTCAACCTTCATACACAGTGTATGTGACCGAGAATAACGCCCCGGGCGCTTCCATTTGCTCAGTAACTGCATTCGACCCCGATTCTAACCAGAACGCCTATCTGTCTTATTCTATTCTGGAGGGTCAGATTCAGGGCATGCCCGTGTCCACTTATGTCTCCATCAATTCGGACAACGGCAATATCTACGCACTGCGCTCTTTTGATTATGAGCAACTTAGAAACTTTCAGATTCTGGTCCAGGCGCAGGACGCTGGTTTCCCTCCTCTCGCCAGCAATGTCACAGTCAACGTCTTTGTCTTGGACCAGAACGACAATGCACCTGTTATTGTATCCCCATTGCCCAAAAACGGCACCGTGGCCACAGAGGTGGTTCCACGGGCAGTAGACGCTGGGTATCTGGTTACGAAAATAACAGCGTTAGACGCGGACGCAGGGCAAAACTCCCGGCTGTCTTATCAGGTAGTGCAGGCTACAGACCCGGGACTGTTCAGTGTGGCTCTGTACACCGGTGAAATCAGGACTATTCGCCGGCTAGTGGAAAAAGACGCAACAAGACAAAGACTGGTAATATTAGTCAAGGACAACGGGCAGCCGCCGCTCTCCGCCACCGTTTCCATTGTCCTCACAGTGGTAGACAGCGTGCCTGAGTCACTGTCAGATTTCGGAGACCTCACACTCAGCCCACAGCCCCCCTCAAACCTCGCTCTCTACTTGATCGTGTCACTGAGCACAATATCCTTAATATTCCTGGTGGCTATTATCGTGCTGGCCGCGGTGAAGTGCTACAAGGACAGGGAGACCCTCAGCGGGTACAACCTGCCCCCGttcgcctgctgctgctgcggggGGTTTCAGCCTGAGCCGCCCCCAGAGGTGTTCAAAAAATCCAACCTCAACCTGCAGATTTCATCCGCGGCTAAAGTGCCCACAAACTGTatggaggtgaatggaaacaGCAGTCTCTCTCAGTCATATTGTTATAAAGTGTGCCTGACCCCCGAATCTGCCAAAAGTGACTTTATGTTTCTGAAGCCGTGCAGCCCCGGCAGCACACCGAGGAACAACGAGGCGAAGAGCGCAGAAAACTCGTGGAACGCGCAAAGCCGGAGCGCATCTGTGAACAACGGAGCAACTACTCCCAATGAG ctgaagcagccAAACACAGACTGGACTCTCACAAAAAACCAGAACTCCTCCATTAAAAG TTACAACTCCATCAACATGGATGGTACCCTCATGCGTAAAGCCATGCATGCAGACCCAGAAAACTATGTCACCTCCATGGCACCTGGACAGTACTGGACCTGGGGTACTCACATGAGAGGCGTCAAAG AATATAAGATGTCTCCTTCAACCAGTGGGGTCCCCTCTCGCCCTTGGACTCCTCGGTGCACACCTCctccccagcagcagcagccatccatcccctcccaccctcaccctcacccccacccccacccgccGCCTGACTACCACCACAATGTCTACATCCCCGGGACACCGTCGGGCTTTTGCACCCTAAGGCCCGCTGCACAGCGAAGTGAGCTGGACGTCCACAATTCCTTCTCCACCTTTGGCAAGAAGCGACGTCTTCAGATGTCCCCCCAGGGAGAGGCAGCGATTATAAATAATGACCTGTACAATGACTGA